A window of the Artemia franciscana chromosome 21, ASM3288406v1, whole genome shotgun sequence genome harbors these coding sequences:
- the LOC136040953 gene encoding uncharacterized protein LOC136040953, which produces MTRFARAAGSKASNKKAPQEATPWSKLKPNERPVEEEEDSEDMDEEIDEEVSDLGSDEGVEGESEDGEGEDEEGSDEDEEESDEDEEESGGDEEESGEDEEVEMLPQPQTNKKQLQTPVKQGPTLQATPAKQGQTPKPTPAKQGQTPKSAPAKQGQTPKPTPAKQGQTPKPTPAKQGQTPKPTPAKQAQTPKSTPAKIVKTEGDKGTKTVEAKHPKTPKVTKEAVSPKPTPRPAKTPKLETNELEKTEIAEKENAPVKEENTAKVNGATEKKAQKEFKGKCLKCKEIGHRIKDCPENPNRNKCWKCGKEGHRANDCSAAGYKFATCFVCGNEGHLARECPENTKKGSKNEGTKTALGQNAFKSKKGAKKLASLLVKEEQISEPTVTKEDVASVGKGGKTQSPKRKLEQGNVGSTPAKKSKKGKVVKT; this is translated from the coding sequence ATGACTCGTTTTGCTAGAGCTGCTGGATCTAaagcttcaaataaaaaagcacCCCAAGAAGCAACCCCTTGGTCAAAACTGAAGCCCAACGAGAGACcagtagaagaagaagaagattctGAAGATATGGACGAAGAAATAGATGAAGAAGTGAGTGATCTTGGCTCTGATGAAGGAGTAGAAGGTGAAAGTGAAGATGGGGAAGGTGAAGATGAAGAAGGAAGTGATGAAGATGAGGAAGAAAGTGACGAGGATGAAGAAGAAAGTGGAGGCGACGAAGAAGAAAGTGGCGAAGATGAAGAAGTGGAAATGTTGCCTCAACCCCAGACAAATAAGAAACAGTTACAGACTCCTGTAAAGCAAGGGCCAACCCTCCAAGCTACACCTGCCAAACAAGGTCAAACTCCAAAACCTACACCTGCAAAGCAAGGCCAAACCCCAAAATCCGCACCTGCAAAACAAGGCCAAACTCCTAAACCTACGCCTGCAAAACAAGGCCAAACTCCTAAACCGACGCCTGCAAAACAAGGCCAAACCCCAAAACCCACACCAGCGAAGCAAGCCCAAACACCTAAGTCGACGCCAGCAAAAATTGTTAAGACGGAAGGAGACAAAGGAACAAAAACTGTCGAGGCTAAACATCCTAAAACGCCTAAAGTTACCAAGGAGGCTGTATCTCCAAAACCCACCCCTCGTCCAGCAAAAACTCCAAAACTCGAAACCAATGAACTAGAGAAAACGGAAAttgcagaaaaagaaaacgcaccagttaaagaagaaaatacagcTAAAGTTAATGGCGCAACTGAAAAAAAGGCCCAAAAAGAATTTAAGGGCAAATGTCTTAAATGTAAAGAAATTGGACACAGAATTAAGGACTGTCCTGAAAATCCAAATAGAAACAAATGCTGGAAATGTGGAAAAGAAGGTCATAGAGCAAATGACTGCTCCGCTGCAGGTTATAAGTTTGCCACCTGTTTTGTGTGTGGTAACGAAGGACATCTTGCTAGAGAGTGtccagaaaatactaaaaaagggaGTAAAAACGAGGGAACGAAAACTGCGCTGGGTCAAAATGCTTTTAAGTCTAAAAAAGGCGCCAAGAAATTAGCCTCTCTGTTGGTCAAGGAGGAACAGATCTCAGAACCAACAGTCACTAAAGAAGATGTCGCTTCTGTAGGAAAGGGTGGAAAAACACAAAGCCCCAAGAGAAAGCTGGAACAAGGAAATGTTGGATCCACGCCAGCCAAGAaatcaaaaaagggaaaagttgTTAAGACATAA